Proteins from a genomic interval of Aureimonas sp. AU20:
- a CDS encoding endo-1,4-beta-xylanase: protein MPPETIGRAGRLRAERERRRGPEGAAGEADASSPADSPVLSRRNLLLGAGALFTLPTERARAPERASLREAAARSGRRFGAAARAEQIAAEPDLAEALLVECDALTPEISMKWDAIEPEPGRRDFSRSDALLRFATENGRALHGHTLIWHRSIPPWAEAALAEGAGWAPVAAHFEAVLGRYGNEIATWDVVNEPIDTGHRMDGLRDGTFLRAFGEGYIERAFHEARAHAPGAVLFLNEYGLDYDIPVERDRRYLFLKLVERLRQAGAPLGGIGLQGHLDLRKGPFSEPLFAGFLRDLSGFGLEIHITELDVREHDLTAPPLVRDRLVAEIAKRYLDVALDCAAVRAVSTWGLSTRHSWLAIEPEDLDFYWRLVGGQGKGPGFNRGLPYDSDMRPAPMREAILAAFERRPLGF, encoded by the coding sequence ATGCCCCCCGAAACCATCGGACGGGCCGGGCGGCTGCGGGCCGAACGCGAGCGTCGGCGCGGGCCTGAAGGGGCGGCGGGGGAGGCGGACGCTTCCTCACCCGCAGATTCCCCCGTCTTGAGCCGGCGCAACCTCCTCCTGGGGGCGGGCGCCCTGTTCACGCTTCCCACTGAGCGGGCGCGCGCGCCCGAGCGCGCCTCGCTGCGGGAAGCGGCGGCGCGCTCTGGCCGGCGCTTCGGCGCGGCCGCGCGGGCCGAGCAGATCGCCGCCGAGCCCGATCTTGCCGAAGCGCTGCTTGTCGAATGCGACGCGCTGACCCCGGAAATCTCGATGAAATGGGACGCGATCGAGCCCGAGCCGGGTCGGCGCGACTTTTCCCGCAGCGACGCGCTTCTGCGCTTTGCCACCGAGAACGGGCGCGCCCTGCACGGCCACACCCTGATCTGGCACCGAAGCATTCCGCCCTGGGCGGAGGCCGCGCTGGCGGAGGGGGCGGGCTGGGCGCCGGTCGCGGCCCATTTCGAGGCCGTGCTCGGGCGCTACGGCAATGAGATCGCGACCTGGGACGTGGTGAACGAGCCGATCGACACGGGACACCGGATGGACGGCCTGCGGGACGGCACGTTCCTGCGCGCCTTCGGGGAAGGGTATATCGAGCGCGCCTTTCACGAGGCGCGCGCCCATGCGCCCGGCGCCGTCCTGTTCCTCAACGAATACGGGCTCGACTACGACATTCCCGTGGAGCGGGACCGGCGTTATCTCTTCCTCAAGCTGGTGGAGCGGTTGAGGCAAGCCGGCGCGCCGCTCGGCGGCATCGGCCTCCAGGGCCATCTCGACCTGCGCAAGGGGCCTTTTTCCGAACCCCTCTTCGCCGGTTTTCTGCGCGATCTCAGCGGGTTCGGCCTCGAAATCCACATCACCGAACTCGACGTACGCGAGCACGACCTGACCGCGCCGCCCCTGGTGCGCGACCGGCTCGTGGCTGAGATCGCCAAGCGCTATCTCGACGTGGCGCTGGACTGCGCGGCCGTGCGCGCCGTCTCCACCTGGGGCCTGTCGACGCGCCATTCCTGGCTGGCGATCGAGCCGGAGGATCTGGATTTTTACTGGCGCCTCGTCGGCGGGCAAGGCAAAGGCCCCGGCTTCAACCGGGGCCTGCCCTATGATTCCGACATGCGCCCCGCGCCGATGCGCGAGGCGATTCTGGCGGCCTTCGAGCGGCGCCCGCTCGGCTTCTGA